A genomic region of Pyrus communis chromosome 14, drPyrComm1.1, whole genome shotgun sequence contains the following coding sequences:
- the LOC137716616 gene encoding uncharacterized protein codes for MEKEGKTSKATESDFLLQWGNRKRLRYSNLNKDATLSNNKKPSDCLRKKKITSRAADKESPAPHPLPNRMDKSSASPRNSRKLFVTSPEKEDRYYTTRGSLGLDENGKVLGLDYPGSARDDKGSHAWPRLFLSLSSKEKEEDFMAMKGCKLPQRPKKRAKLLQKSLLLIMPGVWLSDLCQERYEVREKKTSKKRPRGLKAMGGIDGESE; via the exons ATGGAAAAGGAAGGGAAAACCTCTAAAGCCACAGAGTCGGACTTTTTGCTGCAATGGGGGAACAGAAAGAGGCTTAGATATTCAAACTTGAATAAGGACGCAACCTTGAGCAACAACAAAAAACCGTCGGACTGtttaaggaagaagaaaatcacTTCTCGGGCCGCCGATAAAGAGTCTCCGGCTCCTCATCCACTGCCCAATCGCATGGACAA GAGTTCAGCTTCGCCAAGGAATAGTAGGAAGCTATTTGTTACTTCACCGGAGAAGGAAGATCGGTACTACACAACGAGGGGTTCATTAGGGTTGGACGAGAATGGGAAGGTGTTAGGATTAGATTATCCTGGTTCTGCAAGGGATGACAAAGGAAGCCATGCTTGGCCAAGGTTATTTCTATCATTGTCTAgtaaagaaaaggaagaggatttcatgGCTATGAAAGGGTGTAAGCTACCTCAAAGGCCCAAGAAAAGAGCAAAATTGCTCCAGAAAAGCCTACTT TTGATTATGCCCGGTGTATGGTTATCGGATTTGTGCCAGGAGCGGTATGAAGTGAGGGAGAAGAAGACTTCAAAGAAG AGACCCAGAGGATTGAAGGCCATGGGAGGTATCGATGGCGAATCAGAATGA
- the LOC137716614 gene encoding calpain-type cysteine protease DEK1-like: MEGDERHLLLACVISGTLFSVLGSASFSILWLVNWRPWRIYSWIFARKWPGIFHGPQLDIVCGFLSLSAWILVISPVLVLIIWGSWLVVILDRHIVGLAVIMAGTALLLSFYSIMLWWRTQWQSSRAVAILLLLAVALLCVYELCAVYVTAGSKASQQYSPSGFFFGVSAVALAINMLFICRMVFNGNGLDVDEYVRKAYKFAYSDCIEVGPVACLPEPPDPNELYPRQSSRASHLGLLYLGSLAVLLVYSILYGLTAKESRWLGAITSAAVIILDWNMGACLYGFELLQSRVAALFVAGTSRIFLICFGVHYWYFGHCISYAVVASVLLGASVSRHLSATNPLAARRDALRSTVTRLREGFRKKEQNSSSSSSEGCGSSMKHSSSVEAGCLGHLVEASNRSTAQCTLDANNWTNTLLRTASSREGINSDKSIDSGRPSLALRSSSCRSVIQEPEVGTSYTDKNFDHNSTLMICSSSGLESQGCESSTSNSANQQTLDLNLAFALQERLSDPRITSMLKKRARQGDLELVNLLQDKGLDPNFAMMLKEKSLDPTILALLQRSSLDADRDHRGNTDITIVDSNSVDNGLPNQISLSEELRLHGLEKWLQLSRLVLHHVVGTPERAWVLFSFVFILETIAVAIFRPRTIKIINATHQQFEFGFAVLLLSPVVCSIMAFLRSLQAEEMAMTSKPRKYGFVAWLLSTSVGLLLSFLSKSSVLLGLSLTVPLMVACLSVAIPIWIRNGYQFRVPQLQCAGPVGNHQIRGTKEGVILVLSTILFAGSVLALGAIVSAKPLDDLKYKGWTGEQKSFTSPYASSVYIGWAMASAIALVVTGLLPIVSWFSTYRFSLSSAVCVGIFTVVLVAFCGASYMEVVKSRDDQVPTEGDFLAALLPLICSPALLSLCSGLHKWKDDDWKLSRGVYIFVTIGLLLLLGAISAVIVVVRPWTIGVAFLLVLLMIVLAIGAIHHWASNNFYLTRTQTFFVCFLAFLLALAAFLVGWFEDKAFVGASVGYFLFLFLLAGRALTVLLSPPIVVYSPRVLPVYVYDAHADCGKNVSATFLLLYGIALATEGWGVVASLKIYPPFAGASVSALTLVVAFGFAFSRPCLTLKMMEDAVHFLSKETVVQAIARSATKTRNALSGTYSAPQRSASSAALLVGDPTITRDRAGNFVLPRADVVKLRDRLRNEELVAGSFFCRKRYGRTFRHEPTNDVNHRREMCAHARILALEEAIDTEWVYMWDKFGGYLLLLLGLTAKAERVQDEVRLRLFLDSIGFADLSAKKIKKWMPEDRRQFEIIQESYIREKEMEEELLVQRREEEGKGKVRRKALLEKEERKWKEIEASLISYIPNAGNREAAAMAAAVRAVGGDSVLDDSFARERVSSIARRIRTAQLARRAVQTGISGAVCVLDDEPTTSGRHCGHIDPAICQSQKISFSVTVMIQPVSGPVCLFGTEFQKKDCWEILVAGSEQGIEAGQVGLRLITKGDRQTTVAKEWSISATSIADGRWHLVTMTIDADLGEATCYLDGGFDGYQTGLPLQVGNTIWEEGTEVWVGVRPPTDVDAFGRSDSEGAESKMHIMDVFLWGRCLTEDDVAALHSAIGSADSDMIDFPEDNWQWADSPSRVDEWDSDPADVDLYDRDDVDWDGQYSSGRKRRSERDAVLVDVDSIARRFRKPRMETQDEINQRMLSVELAVKEALSARGEIHFTDQEFPPNDQSLFVDPENPPSKLQVVSEWVRPADIVKESRLDARPCLFSGTVNPSDVCQGRLGDCWFLSAVAVLTEVSRISEVIITPEYNEEGIYTVRFCIQGEWVPVVVDDWIPCESPGKPAFATSRKGNELWVSLVEKAYAKLHGSYEALEGGLVQDALVDLTGGAGEEIDMRSAQAQIDLASGRLWSQLLRFKQEGFLLGAGSPSGSDVHVSSSGIVQGHAYSLLQVREVDGHKLIQIRNPWANEVEWNGPWSDSSPLWTDRMKHKLKHVQQSKDGIFWMSWQDFQIHFRSIYVCRIYPPEMRYSVHGQWRGYSAGGCQDYETWHQNPQFRLRATGPDASLPIHVFITLTQGVSFSRTVAGFRNYQSSHDSMMFYIGMRILKTRGRRAAYNIYLHESVDGTDYVNSREISCEIVLDPDPKGYTIVPTTIHPGEEAPFVLSVFTKASITLEAL; the protein is encoded by the exons ATGGAAGGAGATGAGCGTCACCTGCTGCTGGCATGCGTGATTTCGGGGACCCTTTTCTCGGTTTTGGGTTCTGCTTCATTTTCTATACTGTGGCTTGTGAATTGGAGGCCCTGGAGGATCTATAG TTGGATCTTTGCCAGGAAATGGCCGGGTATCTTCCATGGACCTCAGCTGGATATAGTATGTGGCTTTCTGTCTCTTTCCGCATGGATACTCGTCATTTCTCCAGTTCTAGTACTGATCATATGGGGAAGCTGGTTGGTTGTAATATTGGATCGACATATAGTTGGTCTGGCTGTAATAATGGCTGGCACTGCTCTTCTACTGTCTTTCTATTCAATCATGCTTTGGTGGCGAACACAATGGCAGAGCTCGA GGGCTGTtgctattcttcttcttctggctGTTGCCCTTCTATGTGTGTACGAACTTTGTGCTGTGTATGTTACAGCTGGTTCAAAAGCATCTCAGCAGTATTCGCCGTCTGGTTTCTTTTTTGGCGTCTCAGCAGTTGCCTTGGCAATCAACATGCTCTTTATTTGCAGAATGGTGTTTAATG GGAATGGCTTAGATGTCGATGAATATGTGAGGAAGGCATATAAGTTTGCTTATTCTGATTGTATAGAAGTAGGTCCTGTGGCATGTTTACCAGAACCACCAGACCCTAATGAATTATATCCTCGACAATCTAGCAG GGCTTCACATCTTGGGCTTCTTTACCTTGGCTCACTTGCAGTCCTTCTTGTGTACTCAATCCTCTATGGTTTGACTGCAAAGGAGTCACGTTGGCTTGGAGCCATTACATCAGCTGCTGTCATCATTCTTG ATTGGAACATGGGTGCGTGCTTGTATGGTTTCGAACTCCTTCAAAGTCGTGTTGCAGCGTTATTTGTTGCTGGAACATCTCGGATCTTTCTCATTTGCTTTGGGGTCCACTACTG GTATTTTGGGCATTGCATTAGTTATGCAGTTGTAGCGTCTGTTTTATTGGGTGCTTCTGTTTCTCGCCATTTATCTGCAACGAACCCGTTGGCTGCAAGGAGAGATGCCTTACGGAGTACCGTGACACGCCTCAGAGAGGGATTTCGCAAAAAAGAGCAAAACAGTTCATCAAGCTCATCTGAAGGTTGTGGTTCAAGCATGAAGCACAGTAGTAGTGTTGAAGCAGGTTGCCTTGGTCATTTGGTTGAAGCAAGTAATAGGAGCACAGCACAGTGCACACTTGATGCCAATAACTGGACTAACACTCTCTTACGAACTGCAAGTTCTCGTGAGGGGATTAATAGTGATAAGAGCATAGATAGTGGAAGGCCAAGTTTAGCATTGCGTAGCAGTTCTTGTCGTTCAGTAATCCAGGAGCCTGAAGTGGGAACATCCTATACTGACAAAAATTTTGATCACAATAGCACACTGATGATTTGTTCTAGTAGTGGTCTGGAAAGCCAAGGCTGTGAATCTAGTACGTCAAATTCTGCAAACCAACAAactttggatttgaatttagcTTTTGCATTGCAAGAAAGGTTGAGTGACCCGAGGATTACATCTATGTTAAAGAAGAGGGCAAGACAAGGTGATCTTGAATTGGTTAATCTATTGCAGGATAAAGGATTGGATCCTAACTTTGCTATGATGTTAAAGGAGAAGAGCTTGGATCCAACTATTCTGGCATTACTTCAAAGAAGTAGCTTGGATGCTGATAGAGATCACCGTGGCAATACAGATATCACCATAGTTGACTCAAATAGTGTTGATAATGGTTTACCTAATCAAATCTCTCTGTCTGAAGAACTGAGGCTTCATGGGCTTGAGAAATGGCTTCAGTTATCTAGACTTGTTCTGCACCACGTGGTAGGCACCCCAGAACGGGCATGGgttctctttagttttgttttcatCCTAGAAACTATTGCTGTGGCAATTTTTCGTCCAAggacaattaaaataataaatgcCACACATCAACAG ttTGAATTTGGCTTTGCAGTGCTGCTGTTATCTCCTGTTGTCTGTTCAATCATGGCTTTCCTTCGATCTCTTCAAGCAGAGGAAATGGCCATGACCTCAAAACCCCGCAAG TATGGCTTTGTTGCTTGGCTGCTCAGTACTTCTGTTGGATTGCTGCTTTCCTTCTTAAG CAAATCATCGGTTCTTCTTGGATTGTCCTTGACTGTCCCACTCATGGTGGCATGCCTCTCTGTTGCAATTCCTATATGGATACGTAATGGCTACCAGTTTCGGGTTCCTCAATTACAATGTGCAGGTCCTGTAGGGAACCATCAAATTCGAGGAACAAAAGAG GGTGTTATTCTTGTCTTAAGTACAATATTATTTGCTGGATCTGTGTTAGCTCTTGGTGCGATAGTGTCTGCAAAGCCCTTAGATGACTTAAAATACAAAGGCTGGACTGGTGAACAGAAAAGCTTTACCTCTCCTTATGCGTCATCTGTGTACATTGGCTGGGCTATGGCTTCTGCCATTGCTTTGGTGGTCACTGGTCTACTGCCAAttgtttcatggttttcaacataCCGGTTCTCCCTGTCTTCTGCAGTGTGTGTTGGGATATTCACAG TTGTCCTTGTGGCATTTTGTGGTGCATCCTATATGGAGGTTGTGAAATCTAGAGATGACCAAGTTCCAACAGAGGGTGATTTCCTTGCTGCTTTACTTCCTTTAATTTGCAGTCCTGCATTGCTGTCTCTTTGCTCTGGCTTACATAAATG GAAGGATGATGATTGGAAACTCTCTCGGGGTGTTTATATCTTTGTCACCATTGGGCTTCTTCTTCTGCTTGGAGCAATATCAGCTGTTATAGTTGTAGTTAGACCATGGACA ATTGGGGTAGCATTTCTTTTAGTTCTTCTCATGATTGTACTAGCTATTGGTGCTATCCATCATTGGGCGTCAAACAATTTCTATTTAACAAGGACCCAGACattctttgtttgtttccttgctTTTTTGTTGGCATTGGCGGCATTTCTTGTTGGATGGTTTGAAG ATAAAGCATTTGTGGGTGCTTCTGTTGGTTATTTTCTGTTCTTATTTCTTCTCGCTGGGAGAGCATTGACT GTTCTTCTTTCACCTCCTATTGTTGTTTATTCTCCGAGAGTTCTCCCTGTCTATGTTTATGATGCTCATGCAGATTGTGGAAAGAATGTCAG TGCGACATTTCTATTGCTTTATGGGATTGCATTGGCAACTGAAGGCTGGGGTGTTGTTGCGAGTCTGAAAATTTATCCACCATTTGCCGGTGCCTCTGTGTCAGCACTCACTCTTGTTGTAGCCTTTGGGTTTGCTTTCTCTCGTCCCTGCTTGACCCTCAAG ATGATGGAAGATGCAGTACACTTTCTTAgtaaggaaactgttgttcaaGCTATTGCTAGATCTGCTACCAAG ACCAGAAATGCTTTGTCTGGAACTTATTCTGCTCCACAGAGGTCTGCCAGTTCAGCGGCTCTCTTGGTTGGAGATCCCACCATTACGCGTGATAGGGCAGGAAATTTTGTGCTTCCCAGAGCAGATGTAGTGAAATTGAGAGATCGTTTAAGAAATGAGGAGTTAGTTGCAGGCTCATTCTTCTGCAGAAAGAGATATGGAAGAACTTTCCGCCATGAACCAACTAATGATGTTAATCATAGAAGAGAGATGTGTGCTCATGCACGAATATTGGCTTTGGAAGAGGCGATTGATACTGAATGGGTGTATATGTGGGATAAATTTGGTGGGTATCTGCTTCTTTTGCTTGGTTTGACTGCTAAGGCTGAGCGAGTACAG GATGAGGTACGTTTGAGACTCTTTCTCGATAGCATAGGGTTTGCTGACCTAAGtgccaagaaaataaaaaagtggaTGCCAGAGGACCGCAGGCAGTTTGAGATTATTCAAGAGAG TTATATAAGAGAAAAAGAGATGGAAGAGGAGCTCTTAGTGCAAAGGCGCGAAGAGGAGGGCAAAGGCAAAGTGAGAAGAAAGGCTCTTCTGGAGAAGGAAGAACGCAAGTGGAAGGAGATAGAAGCTTCTCTGATTTCCTACATTCCTAATGCTGGCAACAGGGAAGCAGCAGCTATGGCAGCTGCAGTGCGTGCAGTAGGAGGTGATTCTGTTCTTGATGATTCTTTTGCTCGAGAGAGAGTTTCAAGCATTGCGCGTCGCATACGCACAGCTCAGTTGGCTCGTCGAGCAGTCCAG ACCGGAATTTCTGGGGCTGTATGCGTTCTTGATGATGAGCCAACCACAAGTGGCAGACACTGTGGCCACATTGATCCCGCCATTTGTCAAAGTCAAAAGATTAGCTTCTCCGTTACAGTGATGATTCAACCTGTATCTGGGCCTGTTTGCTTATTTGGCACTGAGTTTCAAAAGAAAGATTGCTGGGAAATATTGGTGGCAGGTTCTGAGCAAGGTATTGAAGCTGGACAAGTTGGGCTTAGATTGATAACGAAAGGTGATAGACAAACTACTGTTGCAAAGGAGTGGAGTATTAGTGCAACTAGTATAGCAGATGGAAG GTGGCATTTGGTAACAATGACAATTGATGCTGATTTAGGTGAGGCAACTTGCTATCTGGATGGTGGTTTTGATGGCTACCAGACAGGTTTACCATTGCAAGTGGGTAATACTATTTGGGAAGAAGGAACCGAAGTTTGGGTTGGTGTTAGACCACCGACAGATGTGGATGCGTTTGGGAGGTCAGACAGTGAAGGGGCTGAGTCTAAGATGCATATTATGGATGTGTTCCTATGGGGAAGGTGCTTAACTGAAGATGATGTTGCTGCTCTTCATTCAGCTATTGGTTCAGCTGATTCCGATATGATAGATTTTCCTGAAGATAATTGGCAGTGGGCAGATTCACCCTCTAGA GTTGATGAATGGGATAGTGATCCTGCAGATGTAGATCTGTATGATAGGGATGACGTTGATTGGGACGGGCAATATTCTAGTGGGAGGAAACGAAGGTCAGAACGTGATGCAGTGCTGGTTGATGTGGATTCAATTGCCAGGAGGTTTCGGAAACCTAGGATGGAAACACAAGACGAAATCAACCAGCGAATGCTTTCAGTTGAATTGGCAGTCAAGGAAGCCCTCTCTGCAAGGGGAGAAATACATTTTACCGATCAGGAGTTTCCTCCAAATGATCAGTCATTATTTGTAGATCCGGAAAATCCCCCATCAAAGTTGCAG GTTGTTTCTGAATGGGTGAGGCCTGCTGATATTGTAAAAGAGAGTCGGCTGGATGCTCGTCCATGCTTATTTTCTGGGACTGTCAATCCTTCTGATGTTTGTCAG GGCCGACTTGGTGATTGCTGGTTTTTGAGTGCCGTTGCTGTTCTGACGGAGGTTTCACGAATATCGGAAGTGATCATTACCCCAGAGTATAATGAGGAAGGAATCTACACTGTTCGCTTCTGTATTCAG GGTGAGTGGGTTCctgttgttgttgatgattggattccATGTGAGTCACCGGGGAAACCAGCGTTTGCTACTAGTAGGAAAGGTAATGAGCTATGGGTTTCTTTAGTGGAGAAGGCGTATGCTAAATTGCATGGCTCCTATGAAGCATTAGAAGGTGGGCTTGTCCAAGATGCTCTTGTCGACCTTACTGGAGGTGCTGGTGAGGAGATTGACATGAGGAGTGCTCAAGCCCAAATTGATCTTGCAAGTGGTCGACTATGGTCTCAATTGCTGCGTTTCAAACAAGAAGGCTTTCTTCTTGGTGCTGGCAGTCCATCAGGTTCAGATGTACATGTTTCCTCCAGTGGCATTGTGCAAGGTCATGCCTACTCGTTATTGCAG gTGAGAGAGGTGGATGGCCACAAGCTTATTCAGATTCGGAATCCATGGGCTAATGAAGTTGAGTGGAATGGCCCTTGGTCGGACTCATCACCTCTTTGGACTGATAGGATGAAGCATAAGTTGAAGCATGTTCAGCAG TCAAAAGACGGCATATTCTGGATGTCCTGGCAAGACTTCCAAATTCATTTTCGATCAATATATGTTTGTCGTATCTACCCCCCTGAGATGCGCTATTCTGTTCATGGCCAATGGCGAGGTTATAGTGCTGGTGGCTGCCAAGATTATGAGACATGGCATCAAAATCCACAGTTCCGATTGAGGGCCACTGGGCCAGATGCTTCGCTTCCAATTCATGTATTCATCACGTTGACACAG GGTGTGAGCTTCTCAAGAACAGTTGCTGGTTTCAGAAATTATCAATCCAGTCATGATTCAATGATGTTCTACATTGGGATGAGGATACTCAAAACTCGAGGTCGTCGCGCTGCTTACAATATATACCTACATGAATCAGTTGATGGGACAGATTACGTCAATTCTCGAGAAATATCTTGTGAAATTGTTTTGGATCCAGATCCAAAAGGTTACACAATAGTGCCTACAACTATACATCCAGGGGAAGAAgctccatttgttctttctgtTTTCACAAAAGCATCAATTACCTTGGAAGCCTTGTAG
- the LOC137715073 gene encoding protein neprosin-like, with amino-acid sequence MEFAGCSRGSSGRALALALCLLALISLSSAARLSASSRQNLDVQRHLNRLNKPAVKSIKSPDGDIIDCVHISQQPAFDHPYLKDHKIQMRPSYHPEGLFAESKVAEKTKEKANTQLWHVNGRCPEDTIPVRRTKKDDILRASSVKHYGRKKQRTIPKSADPDLANESGHQHAIAYVNGDKYFGAKATINVWEPKIQQPNEFSLSQLWVLGGSFGEDLNSIEAGWQVSPDLYGDNNTRLFTYWTSDAYQATGCYNLLCSGFIQINSEIAMGASISPVSGLRGSQYDISILVWKDPKEGHWWMQFGNDYVLGYWPSFLFSYLADSASMIEWGGEVVNSQPDGQHTSTQMGSGRFPEEGFGKASYFRNIQVVDSSNNLKVPKGLGTFTEQSNCYDVQIGSNGDWGHYFYYGGPGKNPNCL; translated from the exons ATGGAGTTTGCTGGGTGCAGCAGAGGGAGCTCAGGGAGAGCTCTGGCTCTGGCCCTTTGCCTATTGGCCTTGATATCTCTATCTAGTGCTGCCAGATTGAGTGCTTCTTCAAGGCAGAACCTTGATGTCCAGAGGCACCTCAACCGCTTGAACAAACCCGCCGTGAAAAGCATCAAG AGCCCAGATGGAGATATTATAGACTGTGTTCATATCTCTCAGCAACCGGCTTTCGATCACCCTTACCTCAAAGACCACAAAATCCAG ATGAGGCCTAGCTACCATCCAGAAGGGTTGTTTGCTGAGAGCAAAGTGgctgaaaaaacaaaagaaaaagcaaataCCCAGCTGTGGCATGTGAATGGGAGATGCCCGGAAGATACTATTCCGGTAAGAAGAACGAAGAAAGATGATATTCTGAGAGCGAGTTCGGTGAAACATTATGGAAGGAAGAAGCAGAGAACCATACCAAAATCTGCAGATCCTGATCTTGCCAATGAAAGTGGTCATCAG CATGCAATTGCTTATGTCAATGGAGATAAGTATTTTGGAGCTAAGGCAACCATAAATGTTTGGGAGCCCAAGATACAACAGCCTAATGAGTTCAGCTTGTCTCAGCTGTGGGTATTAGGAGGGTCTTTTGGTGAAGATCTGAACAGCATTGAAGCTGGCTGGCAG GTTAGCCCGGACCTCTATGGTGACAACAACACAAGACTGTTTACCTACTGGACT AGTGATGCATATCAAGCCACTGGTTGCTACAACCTCCTCTGCTCAGGCTTCATTCAAATCAACAGCGAAATAGCAATGGGTGCAAGCATCTCTCCCGTTTCGGGTTTACGAGGATCGCAGTATGATATCAGCATACTCGTCTGGAAG GATCCAAAGGAGGGGCATTGGTGGATGCAATTCGGGAACGACTATGTGCTGGGTTATTGGCCTTCATTCCTCTTCTCATACTTGGCTGACAGTGCTTCCATGATTGAGTGGGGAGGTGAGGTTGTGAATTCACAACCGGACGGCCAGCACACATCGACCCAAATGGGCAGCGGACGTTTTCCGGAGGAAGGTTTTGGCAAGGCAAGTTATTTCAGAAACATTCAAGTTGTTGATAGCTCAAATAATCTCAAGGTCCCCAAAGGGTTGGGCACCTTCACCGAGCAATCAAACTGCTATGATGTTCAAATTGGAAGTAATGGGGATTGGGGTCATTACTTTTACTACGGAGGACCCGGTAAAAACCCGAATTGCCTGTAA
- the LOC137716299 gene encoding arabinogalactan protein 13-like, whose translation MEAMKMNLFVALLVVMMVAFSGIQQVAAADAPAPSPTSDAFTFAPTFFASLAALAFGFFF comes from the coding sequence ATGGAGGCAATGAAGATGAATCTTTTTGTTGCTTTGTTGGTGGTTATGATGGTGGCCTTCTCAGGCATTCAACAAGTAGCTGCAGCTGATGCTCCAGCTCCAAGCCCAACATCTGATGCCTTCACATTTGCCCCCACTTTCTTTGCTTCTCTAGCAGCTTTGGCTTTTGGCTTCTTCTTTTAA